The stretch of DNA GTGACCACTTAGGTGCCTCGGCGGGGCTGCCGGCCGTATCTTATTCGAGGGATCGTGTCATGGGCTATAAGACCATCGTCGTTTCGCTCAACGACGTTGAACGGGCGGGTGTCGTCCTCGGCCTTGCTGCAAAGCTTGCTGGGCGTTACGGGGCGCATCTGTTGGGGGTCTATGTGATCCCCGCGGTGCAGGTCTACCCGGCCATAGCCATGCAGATCACCCCCGAGATCATGGACACCCAGCGTCAATATTACGAAGAGCGGGCCGAGCAGGTGAAGCAGCTCTTCGACCAGACCGTTGCGGCGCAGGGCTTGAGCGCCGAATGGCGGCAGGTCGATGCGGAAGGCTCCATCATTGCCGATGCGGTCGTGGCATTTGGACGCAATGCCGATCTCATCATTGCCGGTCAGGTAGACCCGGATAGCGAAACGATGGTCGAGATCGATCTTTGCGAGCGTCTTCTACTTGAAACGGGCCGCCCGCTGCTGGTGATACCCTCCTCCGGCAGTTTCGATGACATCGGCACCGAGGTCACCGTGGCCTGGAATGCCAAGCGCGAAGCATCCCGCGCCGTTTTCGACGCGCTGCCGCTTCTCAAGCAAGCAAAGCACACGGTCATTCTCTGCGTGAACCGTGATGGCGAAGACGAGCCCCTCGCTGGTACGGCGATTGCCGCGGCCCTCGCACGCCACGGGGTGAAGGCCGATATTCACCGCTCGGTGGTCAAGGACATCAGCGTCGGTGACGAGATCCTGTCGCGCATCTCCGATTTTGGCTCGGACCTGGTCGTGATGGGCGGCTATGGCAAGTCCCGCATGCGCGAGTTCATGTTCGGTGGCGCGACCCGCGACATTCTTCATCACATGACGGTTCCGGTGCTCATATCCCATTGAGGGATTAAGACGCGGGGACCTATGGCCGGGCCGGCGAGCCAAAAACCTATAGCCATTCGTCCCGAATGCCATACCAGGCATAGGCCGCCTTCA from Rhodoligotrophos sp. CJ14 encodes:
- a CDS encoding universal stress protein, coding for MGYKTIVVSLNDVERAGVVLGLAAKLAGRYGAHLLGVYVIPAVQVYPAIAMQITPEIMDTQRQYYEERAEQVKQLFDQTVAAQGLSAEWRQVDAEGSIIADAVVAFGRNADLIIAGQVDPDSETMVEIDLCERLLLETGRPLLVIPSSGSFDDIGTEVTVAWNAKREASRAVFDALPLLKQAKHTVILCVNRDGEDEPLAGTAIAAALARHGVKADIHRSVVKDISVGDEILSRISDFGSDLVVMGGYGKSRMREFMFGGATRDILHHMTVPVLISH